A portion of the Marinitoga litoralis genome contains these proteins:
- a CDS encoding sigma 54-interacting transcriptional regulator, translated as MIYISKKEKYIDDIIEALKKQFNDKEEKISITELFCNDLDSADLCILEEKELLKKRETKNPALKNKKDNHKIKDKKIILIVEDKIKGEIFEKFLEYEIIGIFRKKRLMYEFEELGKFEKLLKEYIRNINYGLKSDGNKLYMDIPYKKLRDWKFYPDTEDIYAFYEKNKYVSIFLDPAMKDFSKKLRIIINDFKSAMNKYKDILEYINKVIEDKKSLEKIEEELSNPQSDVLKSLNEKIFLPSVLIEGETGTGKTLIAEIISSVISNQIYKFSLSNISRELVDSELFGTREGAFTDAKNRKGKILSNVGKCIFLDEIAEIPTDVQTKLLLYLDDFKIRPEGLDGLPILAPAFLIAATNKDLRKEINNNKFREDLYYRFKYKIKIPSLRERKEDLRFLINFILLNPYINHFDKDKNKYQIEKISLYAIEKLENHSYPGNFRELEGILKNAVNMASVENLDIILDKHIVY; from the coding sequence TTGATTTATATATCAAAAAAAGAAAAATATATTGATGATATTATTGAAGCTTTAAAAAAACAATTTAATGATAAAGAAGAAAAAATAAGCATAACAGAATTATTTTGCAATGATTTAGATTCTGCAGATTTATGCATATTAGAAGAAAAAGAGTTATTAAAAAAAAGAGAAACAAAAAATCCTGCATTAAAGAATAAAAAAGATAATCATAAGATAAAAGATAAAAAAATTATTTTAATTGTTGAAGATAAAATAAAAGGAGAAATTTTTGAGAAATTTTTAGAATATGAAATTATAGGTATATTTAGAAAAAAACGATTAATGTATGAATTCGAAGAGTTAGGGAAATTTGAAAAACTTTTAAAAGAATATATTAGAAATATTAATTATGGATTGAAAAGTGATGGAAATAAATTATATATGGATATACCATATAAAAAGTTAAGAGATTGGAAATTTTATCCAGATACAGAAGACATATATGCGTTTTATGAGAAGAATAAATATGTATCTATATTTTTAGATCCAGCAATGAAAGATTTTTCTAAAAAATTAAGAATTATAATTAATGATTTTAAATCAGCAATGAATAAATATAAAGATATATTAGAGTATATTAATAAAGTAATTGAAGATAAAAAAAGTTTGGAAAAAATTGAAGAGGAATTATCAAATCCACAAAGTGATGTATTAAAAAGTTTAAATGAAAAAATATTTTTACCATCTGTATTAATTGAAGGTGAAACAGGTACTGGTAAAACTTTAATTGCAGAAATTATTTCTTCAGTTATAAGTAATCAAATATATAAATTTTCATTATCAAATATATCTAGAGAACTTGTTGATTCGGAGTTATTTGGGACAAGAGAAGGTGCTTTTACTGATGCAAAAAATAGAAAGGGAAAAATATTATCTAATGTTGGTAAATGTATATTTTTAGATGAAATAGCAGAAATACCAACTGACGTTCAAACTAAATTATTGTTATATTTGGATGACTTCAAAATAAGGCCAGAAGGTTTAGACGGGTTGCCAATATTAGCTCCAGCTTTTTTAATAGCTGCAACTAATAAAGATTTAAGAAAAGAGATAAATAATAATAAATTTAGAGAAGATTTGTATTATAGATTTAAGTATAAAATAAAAATTCCTTCATTGAGAGAAAGAAAGGAAGATTTAAGATTTTTAATTAACTTTATATTATTAAATCCATACATAAACCATTTTGATAAAGATAAAAACAAATATCAAATAGAAAAAATTTCTTTATATGCGATAGAAAAATTAGAAAATCATAGTTATCCTGGTAATTTCAGAGAATTAGAAGGTATATTAAAAAATGCTGTTAATATGGCTTCGGTAGAAAATTTAGATATTATCTTAGATAAACATATTGTATATTAA